Genomic window (Zingiber officinale cultivar Zhangliang chromosome 2B, Zo_v1.1, whole genome shotgun sequence):
CGAGGACATCTTTATAGGTGGGGATTTGATAAATTATACAAAGTTTGGAACTTTCACGGAGAAGCTGCTACATCatctattaatataaatattgtcAATGAAGAAGAACATGATTGTGATTTTAAAGAAGATGATTTTAAAGATATGTTTACTAATTTAAGAAATGCAGAAAATATCAATACTAGTGGGCATCAGTTAGATGATATTAATGCAGATGATATCAGAGGAAGTTATACCTCAATGTTTGAAGAAGCACAAAAAGAGTTATATCACACTTGTTCTAATTTTGCTGCATTCAATTTTTTGGTCAAGTTAATGCATGTGAAGGTGTTAAATGGATGGAGcaataaatcttttgatatgttACTTTAGTTATTGCAAGAGGCATTTCCCAAACCGAATGTGATTCTAAACTCTCATTATGAaacaaaaaaaatgttaaaaaagtTAGGATTGACATATGAGAAGATACATGCATGTAAGAATGATTGCATATTATTTTGGGATGAGCACGAGAATAAAGATAATGTCCATTGTGCAAGGAGCCCAGATACAAGTATGATAggatgaataagaaaaagaatgttCAGAAAATTCTTTGATATTTTCCTTTGAAGCGCAGACTTAAGCGGTTGTTTATTGTCAAACATACAACAAAAGATATGAAATGGCATAAAGAAAAGAGGGTTGAAGCAGATGGTGTATTAAGACACCCAGCAGATAGTGAATCATGGAAAGAATTTAACACTTCACATGAAATATTTGCTAGTGATCCACGAAATATTCGCTTAAGGTTGGCTATTGATGGTTTTAATCCATTTGGAAATATGTCAAATGCTTATAGTATGTGGCATGTTATACTTGTGAATTATAATTTACCACCATGGGCAATGATGAAGCCATCATACTTGATAATGTCTCTTTTAATTCCTGGGCCTAAATCACCTAGGAAAGAGATAGATGTGTACTTATGACCTTTGATCAACGAACTGAAAGAGCTATAGGATGATGGGGTGGAAGCATATGATGCATCGACTGAACAAATATTTCAATTACATGCTGCTATAATGTGGACCATTCATGACTTTCCAGCATATGGAACAGTATCTGGATGGAGTTCAAAGGGTTATAAAACATGTCCAGTATGGCTTGATGAAACTAAATCTCAAATATTACGAAGTAAAATATGCTACACATGCCACCGTCGATTCTTGAATGTGCAACACCCATGAAGACTTAATGGTTATGAGATtttagtacagttaaatgcattacccCAAGTGACATTCAGTAAAGATCCTACATTAAGTAAAAGCGACAACGATCTTTGGATGATACAAATTGGGTAAAGAAGTttatattttttgagttaaaGTATTGGTCAGATTTAAAGTTGAGACacaatttagatgtgatgcacattgaaaaaaaaacatatgtgATGCTTTAGTTGGAACATTATTTGATATAGATGGAAAGTCAAAGGATATATttaaagcaaggaaagatttataGGATATGGGAATTAGAAGTGAACTGCATTTAAAGAAAGTTGGAGACAAATTTAGTAAACTATATACAAGTTACACATTGACATTACAAGAAAGACGTgaattttatcaatttttaaGATCTGTGAAGTTTCCTGATGGATATACTGCTAATATATCTAGAAATGTGAATGTAAATGATGGAAAGTTACATGGACTAAAATCATATGATTGTCATGTCTTGTTGCAAAGAATACTTCCAGCGGCTGTACGAAAATTCTTTCCAAAAGACATATGCGACACACTAATTGAGTTatgtgattttttaaaaaagataccTGCAAGATCTTTAAACATAGTGGACTTATGTAAAATGGAGGAGGAAATAGTTTTCATATTGTGTTAGATGAAACGAATATTTCCTCCAGCATTTTTTGCAACGAACAAACTCACATCGTAGCCAAGATATTAGCGACGATACAATTTATTTCATTGCTAACATGAATCTTAGTGACGAAATTGTAAAATTCGTTGCTAATATCTTTGCGACGATATATCATTATTTAGCAACGAATATTGTACCGTTGCTAAATTATTAGCGACGCTTGTTACACTTTCGTCGCTAAAATGTATTTGCGACAAGCTTATAACGACGACCCAGACGACGAAATTTTATCATTGCAAATAAATGTTAGCGACGAAAATACAATATTAGCGACGAAAACTTTCGTCGCGAAATATCCATTTTCTTGTAGTGGGAAGAGGATTCGGGAAGGAGAAGCCGCACGCATAAGAAAATTAGGATTGTGCCCTAATTTTTCAACAAGGATTACCGACGAAAATTAATCTTCGTCGTTAAGTCTGGTAAAAATTTTCCGAGAGAAGTATAATTCCATCGAAAAATATCGATGGAAATAGAATTCTGTTAGTAAGTTCGGTTAATTATCCAGTCTTAGTTGAGTCATTGACCAATATCCTGATAGAATCCTATTTCCATtagaaaataccgacaaaaatAGGATTCTGTCAGTATTTCTGATGGAAAATTTTTTCCAACTGTATATTCTGTTGGTATTCTGGTTTTTTTTTTAGTAAACGAATTATAATCGTTAGCTAAGCTGGAGTGTAATCACTTTTGCTATGTATTAACAATTATCACAAAATAATCACATCAAAAGCAACATGATTCATAAGCAACGCATTGATTGGAAGCAAGTTCCAAATACAAAGAAAGCCTTGGCATGGGAGCCAAGTTATGATTAGGTGCGTCATAACTTAGCTTTATCCAACGCCAACATTAATTACGCTTCGATCGATTGATCAACTCCTCTTTCTGTTTTCCCTTTCCCTGCACTAGTACAAATACCCACTCAAACCCTCCTCCCTCCTCATCCCTAGCTCCTTCATTCCACACTACTACAAGCCTTTCAAACTTATCGATGGCCTTCCGGCCCGTCCCATGTCGCCCTTTTAATCCATTTTGTGCTCCACCTCCAACTGTAACCCCACCACCTCCGCCACCAAGTCGGAGTCCCCCGCCTCCCCCTCCGATTGTGACCTCACCACCTCCGCCACCACGTCGGAGTCCCCCGCCTCCCGCGCCAATTGTGACCCCACCACCTCCTCCACCTCGCCGAAGCCCCCCTCCGCCGTCACCTGCAGCTGTAGCCCCACCAACCCCACCGTCGAGGCAGCCACCACCGCCACCTCCTAAACTGCCACCGACGCCTATCCGCCCGCCACCCACCCCAGTTGCACCACTTGCTCCGCCTCCGCCGAGCCCAAGCAACAGCGTCGTCATCGTGGTGGTCGTCTCCCTCGGCGGCCTCTTCTTCCTCGCGTTCCTTGCGGCCGCCATACTCTGTTtcctgaagaagaagaggaagcagaagaTGACGGCGAGAGAAGAGTTGGTGGAGTTGGAGGATCATGTGCACGTGCATGAGACGGTGGTTCCGGGGCCGCATGGGCAGCTTCTGGCGGCTGTCATCGTCGACGAGGACGTCGTAGTCCGCGAGAGGTTGAAGAAGGGGGAGGCGACCGCGGTTGCTAAAGCTTCGCTCGGTGGCTCCGAGGACCCGACTGCGGGCTCCACCGCCGGAACCAGTCACCCCGGCCCAGCCGGTTAACATGAAAGGTAGATGGTGGGCCTACCTGAAAACGGTGTGGGATTGGTTGATTCTTTAATAACTTATATAATTGCGTGTTTGGAATTTCATATGAATAATTGTGTTCGAGAATTTATTGTATTCATTTCTATTGACACTTATATTTTTGTTGACTTTGGTTAGTTGATGGTTATTAAAAGAGTCTATCTAAACGGCTTAAActctagatttttttaaaaataacttaataTCTTTTGCAGCCCAAATCATAGATTTTGtaagtttttattattaatattttttttcaaagggCCGATCTAAACCGCTTTTAACATCAAAGTTAAAATATATTTGTTCCATTTTGCATTTTTAACAAAGAATATTCTATTTGTAAAAACGAATTACGAACGTGGTCGGCAGGATTCGAACCTGCGCGGGCAGAGCCCACATGATTTCTAGTCATGCCCGATAACCACTCCGGCACGACCACAGATATTCATAGCTTGTTCATAAGCCTCCTTATTTGTTGTGCTTCGAGTCCAATGCACACCTGGTCAATACGCATTACAACTGGGAGCAATGAGAATTCGGTAGCTTCCCCCAACCTCGTCTTCTACTGTCATCCGCAAGCACCAGTCATCAATGTTGTGGGTTTGTTGGTATGTTTTAACATTTGGGAACAGTGAGAATAAGCATCAGTTTGTCTGCCACAGCTCGTCGAACAATTTAACTCAATTGACCCGAACAACTTAGCAGCAACTCATGCGACATCCACACCCCAACCCAAGACTGAGACCAGCTCATACTGAAAATAAGCAAGTCACTTGCTCCATCTTCAGTagattgaaaagaaaagaaaatccaATTGATCCAGAGCAACCACACAGCAGAAAAGGCAGTGTTGAAGTTCAAATGTCATCTCCAGTTGATCCTAGCAATTTTTTTCCCAACATCCAAGTAATCTAACATAAACAAAATGGAATTTGGGGCAGTCATCAACAGCATAAGATAGTCTTGAAACTAAATACATGCCTCCAGGTTGGGCATCTTCCGAGTATCGAATACAAATTGCAATGAGAACTTTTTTTGTGTTCTCTGATGAATGGGTCATCGAGCTTTGGGGTTTGTTCATGGTCTGGCCCTTTTATTGCTGCTGCAGCTTGGGCACTTGTATTGCTTGATATGCTCAGCCTTTGCAGGTGTGATCCTGACGCACTTTCCATGGAACCACTTCTCACAGAGATCACAGCAGATCCAGAACTCATCGTTCGCATAATTGTCACCGCATGCACCACACAAGGTATTCTCGTGCTCCTCTTCCTCATCCTCGTTATCTTCATCTTTGGGAGTTTGCATCTTTAGTGACTTCAGTGACTCTGCGAGTTTTGGCTGTCCAGAGGTACAATGGCGTGAGATAGTCGAGCACTAGCATAAACACAAGGAAATGACAGCAGTaatagaaataaatttaaaagaataaatGGGCAGATTTGACTATGCCTTCTTTGAACTAGATTTGCTGCTCTTACTGCTGCCGTTGGAGGTCCTT
Coding sequences:
- the LOC122049499 gene encoding protein TRACHEARY ELEMENT DIFFERENTIATION-RELATED 7A-like codes for the protein MAFRPVPCRPFNPFCAPPPTVTPPPPPPSRSPPPPPPIVTSPPPPPRRSPPPPAPIVTPPPPPPRRSPPPPSPAAVAPPTPPSRQPPPPPPKLPPTPIRPPPTPVAPLAPPPPSPSNSVVIVVVVSLGGLFFLAFLAAAILCFLKKKRKQKMTAREELVELEDHVHVHETVVPGPHGQLLAAVIVDEDVVVRERLKKGEATAVAKASLGGSEDPTAGSTAGTSHPGPAG